One part of the Pannonibacter sp. XCT-53 genome encodes these proteins:
- a CDS encoding glycosyltransferase family 2 protein, which yields MSDLSPRLLPEVTVVVPAKDERDNLPILLDEIAEALTGRVFEVIVVDDGSGDGTDQVLADYAARHPWLRPLRHARSCGQSAAVRTGVLNARGAVVATIDGDGENDPAYIPDLLGALEAGGPSVALAAGQRVGRKASRAKRIASRLANRLRGALLKDNTRDSGCGLKALRRDVFLRLPYFDSWHRFLPALVIREGFGVVHVDVLDRQRRHGTSKYGIFDRAFIGALDLFGVWWLRRRRKAIPAVSDIAPAIDAGT from the coding sequence ATGAGTGACCTTTCCCCGCGCCTCCTGCCCGAGGTGACCGTCGTCGTCCCGGCCAAGGACGAGCGTGACAACCTGCCGATCCTGCTCGACGAGATCGCCGAGGCGCTGACCGGGCGTGTCTTCGAGGTGATCGTGGTCGACGACGGGTCGGGCGATGGCACCGACCAGGTGCTGGCCGACTATGCCGCCCGCCATCCCTGGCTGCGTCCGCTGCGCCACGCCCGCTCCTGCGGCCAGAGCGCGGCGGTGAGGACCGGCGTGCTCAACGCCCGGGGCGCGGTCGTTGCCACAATCGACGGCGACGGCGAGAACGATCCCGCCTACATCCCGGATCTGCTCGGGGCGCTCGAGGCCGGTGGGCCGTCGGTGGCGCTGGCCGCCGGGCAGCGGGTCGGGCGCAAGGCGAGCCGCGCCAAGCGCATTGCCTCGCGGCTGGCCAACCGGCTGCGCGGCGCGCTGCTGAAGGACAACACCCGCGACAGCGGCTGCGGCCTGAAGGCCCTGCGCCGCGACGTGTTCCTGCGTCTGCCCTATTTCGACAGCTGGCACCGCTTCCTGCCCGCGCTGGTCATCCGCGAGGGCTTCGGCGTCGTGCATGTCGATGTGCTTGATCGCCAGCGGCGCCATGGAACGTCGAAATACGGGATCTTCGACCGCGCCTTCATCGGTGCGCTGGACCTGTTCGGTGTCTGGTGGCTGCGCCGGCGGCGCAAGGCCATTCCGGCCGTCTCCGACATCGCTCCGGCCATCGACGCCGGAACCTGA
- a CDS encoding phosphatase PAP2 family protein, which translates to MTDSSETEGTGWKARLAGIKARFLANAARVKVIIGNRHPRAERLHDPLPAGQRPQDFLAILLLTVGIAVVLADIPTYPWLRSLPPGYREAFASITNLGKANWILWSTGLFCLGYLAFLDLERLTGRVRMAMAMVWTYAAFIFYTVALTGILALIFKWILGRARPKLYEQVGPIEFDPFVFNGAYTSFPSGHSTTVAALATALALIFPSWRWLIIVAAFWAAFSRIMVGAHYPSDVIAGTLLGMTVTLFCARWMARRRLGFTLSANGSIVPIICQRSAARSFRALWRTVTGRRSALRPARDAEQE; encoded by the coding sequence ATGACGGACAGTTCCGAGACGGAAGGGACGGGCTGGAAGGCCCGCCTCGCAGGCATCAAGGCTCGCTTTCTGGCCAATGCGGCCCGTGTCAAGGTAATCATCGGCAATCGTCATCCGCGGGCCGAGCGCCTGCATGATCCCCTGCCGGCCGGCCAGAGGCCGCAGGACTTCCTCGCGATCCTGCTGCTGACCGTGGGCATCGCCGTGGTGCTCGCCGACATCCCGACCTATCCCTGGCTGCGCTCCCTGCCGCCCGGCTACCGCGAGGCCTTCGCCTCGATCACCAACCTCGGCAAGGCCAACTGGATCCTGTGGTCGACCGGTCTGTTCTGCCTCGGCTATCTGGCCTTCCTCGACCTGGAGCGCCTGACGGGCCGGGTGCGGATGGCCATGGCGATGGTCTGGACCTATGCCGCCTTCATCTTCTACACCGTCGCCCTGACCGGCATCCTGGCGCTGATCTTCAAGTGGATCCTCGGCCGTGCGCGCCCGAAGCTCTACGAGCAGGTCGGACCGATCGAGTTCGATCCCTTCGTCTTCAACGGCGCCTACACGAGCTTCCCCTCCGGTCACTCGACCACGGTGGCGGCGCTGGCCACGGCGCTCGCCCTGATCTTCCCGAGCTGGCGCTGGCTGATCATCGTGGCCGCCTTCTGGGCCGCCTTCAGCCGCATCATGGTCGGCGCGCATTATCCTTCCGACGTCATTGCCGGCACGCTGCTCGGCATGACCGTCACGCTCTTCTGCGCGCGCTGGATGGCGCGCCGCAGGTTGGGCTTTACCTTGTCGGCCAATGGAAGCATCGTGCCGATCATTTGCCAGCGCTCGGCCGCGCGCAGCTTCCGGGCGCTCTGGCGGACCGTGACCGGACGTCGCTCGGCGCTGCGTCCGGCCAGGGACGCCGAGCAGGAATGA
- the metC gene encoding cystathionine beta-lyase → MSKKTPPTAQKPDTILVHAGRHPEDFHGFVNPPVVHASTVLFPDTAHMAPGAQKYNYARRGNPTTDALEEALMALEGAAGVKLATSGLNAVSLACLSCLKTGDHFLVADTVYGPTRHFCDTVLPRYGITVEYYRPDLGGAIRSLFRPNTAAVFTEAPGSLTFEMQDIPAIAAAAKETGAFVLMDNTWATPLYFKPIAHGVDLSIQAGTKYIVGHSDVTIGTIAASARALPGLLELHGAMGVHIAPDDVYLALRGLRTMGIRLERHQQTTLAIADWLAQHPKIARIRYPAWKDDPGHAIWARDFSGASGLFGFDFTPNVSKAEASAFLDALRLFGLGYSWGGFESLAIPVKLAGVRSAGTPLPEGESVRLNIGLEDPADLIEDLSRGFAAIGN, encoded by the coding sequence ATGAGCAAGAAAACGCCACCAACCGCGCAGAAGCCAGACACAATTCTCGTCCACGCCGGGCGTCACCCGGAGGACTTTCACGGCTTCGTCAACCCGCCGGTCGTGCATGCCTCGACGGTGCTTTTCCCGGACACCGCGCACATGGCGCCGGGGGCACAGAAGTACAACTACGCACGTCGGGGCAATCCGACGACGGATGCCCTTGAGGAAGCTCTCATGGCGCTCGAGGGCGCGGCCGGCGTGAAGCTGGCAACCTCCGGCCTCAATGCGGTCTCCCTCGCCTGCCTGTCCTGTCTCAAGACCGGGGACCATTTCCTCGTGGCGGACACGGTCTATGGCCCGACCCGGCACTTCTGCGACACGGTCCTGCCGCGCTATGGCATCACGGTGGAATACTACCGACCGGATCTGGGCGGCGCAATCCGCAGCCTGTTCCGCCCGAACACGGCCGCCGTCTTCACCGAGGCCCCCGGCTCGCTCACCTTCGAGATGCAGGATATTCCGGCCATCGCAGCGGCAGCGAAAGAAACCGGTGCCTTTGTCCTGATGGACAACACCTGGGCGACGCCGCTCTATTTCAAGCCGATCGCCCATGGCGTCGACCTGTCGATCCAGGCCGGCACGAAGTACATCGTCGGCCACTCCGACGTGACCATCGGCACGATCGCCGCCAGTGCCCGCGCCCTGCCCGGCCTGCTGGAGCTGCACGGCGCCATGGGCGTGCACATCGCGCCCGACGATGTCTATCTCGCCCTGCGCGGCCTCAGGACCATGGGGATCCGTCTGGAGCGGCACCAGCAGACGACGCTGGCGATCGCGGACTGGCTGGCCCAGCATCCGAAGATCGCCCGGATCCGCTATCCGGCGTGGAAGGATGATCCCGGTCACGCGATCTGGGCGCGGGATTTTTCCGGCGCGAGCGGGCTGTTCGGATTCGATTTTACCCCGAACGTCAGCAAGGCCGAGGCCAGCGCCTTCCTCGACGCGCTGCGGCTGTTCGGTCTCGGATACTCGTGGGGTGGCTTCGAGAGCCTGGCGATCCCGGTAAAGCTTGCCGGCGTCCGCAGCGCCGGCACCCCGCTGCCGGAGGGGGAAAGCGTGCGGCTGAACATCGGTCTCGAGGATCCGGCCGACCTCATCGAGGACCTGTCGCGCGGCTTTGCCGCCATCGGCAACTGA
- a CDS encoding lipid-A-disaccharide synthase N-terminal domain-containing protein — protein sequence MTALYEWLHDVYVKQFDFWIVLGFFAQFLFSMRFIVQWLASERVGRSIVPVAFWFFSIGGGALLLVYAIQREDPVFIAGQALGLIIYFRNLWLIFKEKRNDPTI from the coding sequence ATGACTGCCTTGTACGAATGGCTCCACGACGTCTACGTCAAGCAATTCGATTTCTGGATCGTGCTGGGCTTCTTTGCCCAGTTCCTGTTTTCCATGCGCTTCATCGTCCAGTGGCTGGCCTCGGAGCGGGTCGGTCGCTCGATCGTGCCGGTGGCCTTCTGGTTCTTCTCCATCGGCGGCGGCGCGCTGCTGCTGGTCTATGCGATCCAGCGCGAGGACCCGGTGTTCATCGCCGGCCAGGCCCTCGGCCTCATCATCTATTTCCGCAACCTCTGGCTGATCTTCAAGGAAAAGCGGAACGACCCGACGATCTGA